The following are encoded together in the Kribbella sp. CA-293567 genome:
- a CDS encoding class I SAM-dependent methyltransferase translates to MTQWPGYQATKRTLISTLSGTVLEIGAGRGANLPLLPACLDWTGLEPHARTRRALTKAAERSQHESTGGRQVLAGRAEEIPLPTASIDVVLSTAVLCSVDDVGAVLTEIRRVLRPGGRFVFLEHVAAPRESGLFRLQRAIAPITRVVDRGCDPSRDLAPAIAAAFSEVHLDRHTASGLLKISFIAGTARA, encoded by the coding sequence ACGGTCCTCGAGATCGGCGCCGGCCGGGGCGCCAACCTCCCGCTGCTCCCGGCCTGTCTGGACTGGACCGGCCTCGAGCCCCACGCCCGCACCCGCCGAGCGTTGACCAAGGCAGCAGAGAGGTCGCAGCACGAAAGCACCGGCGGCCGGCAGGTGCTGGCCGGCCGGGCCGAGGAGATTCCGTTGCCAACGGCAAGTATTGACGTCGTGCTGTCGACAGCGGTGCTCTGTTCGGTGGACGACGTCGGCGCAGTACTGACCGAGATCCGCCGCGTACTACGCCCCGGTGGCCGCTTCGTCTTCCTCGAGCACGTGGCAGCGCCGCGAGAGAGCGGTCTCTTCCGGCTTCAACGCGCCATCGCCCCGATCACGCGCGTGGTCGACCGCGGCTGCGACCCCAGCCGCGACCTAGCCCCGGCGATCGCAGCAGCCTTCTCCGAAGTCCACCTGGACCGCCACACCGCCTCCGGCCTGCTCAAGATCTCGTTCATCGCAGGAACGGCCCGCGCCTAG
- a CDS encoding FadR/GntR family transcriptional regulator: protein MKNYELVLHRVEADLAAGRLRLGGRLPGERSLAEQLGISRPSVREAVRVLEAMGIVRTATGSGPEAGAVIVAEPAAPLTALLRLHLATDHLPMGDIVQTRVLLESWTAREAARQVGGSDPASGGLETAEELLERMDAPELSPEEFHLLDAEFHVALSALAGNVLIAAVMSSLRTAIHGYVLAAVPNLADWDATAVGLRAEHRSIVGAIRSGEGDQAAALITAHIEGFYRAAQLR from the coding sequence GTGAAGAACTACGAACTGGTACTGCACCGGGTCGAGGCCGATCTCGCGGCGGGCCGGTTGCGGCTCGGCGGGCGACTGCCGGGAGAGCGCTCCCTGGCGGAGCAACTCGGGATCAGCAGGCCGTCGGTGCGGGAAGCCGTGCGGGTGCTGGAGGCAATGGGCATCGTGCGGACGGCGACCGGGTCCGGACCGGAGGCGGGCGCGGTGATCGTCGCGGAACCGGCGGCGCCGTTGACCGCGTTGCTGCGGCTGCATCTCGCCACCGATCACCTGCCGATGGGCGACATCGTGCAGACGCGCGTGCTGCTCGAGTCGTGGACCGCGCGCGAGGCAGCTCGCCAAGTGGGCGGCAGCGATCCGGCGAGCGGTGGGTTGGAGACCGCAGAGGAACTGCTCGAGCGGATGGATGCTCCGGAGCTCTCGCCGGAGGAGTTCCATTTGCTCGATGCGGAGTTCCATGTGGCGTTGTCCGCACTGGCGGGCAATGTACTGATCGCAGCGGTGATGTCGTCGTTGCGGACGGCGATTCACGGGTATGTGCTGGCCGCCGTACCCAATCTGGCGGACTGGGACGCGACAGCGGTCGGCCTGCGAGCCGAGCATCGGTCGATCGTGGGAGCGATCCGTTCGGGCGAGGGCGATCAGGCGGCCGCGCTGATCACGGCGCACATCGAGGGGTTCTACCGGGCGGCTCAGCTGCGCTAG
- a CDS encoding alpha-hydroxy acid oxidase: MTDRQIPRWSELKPLLRAKPVTLNSTDRRLGRALTIADLRAIAKRRTPRSVFDYTDGAAESEISLARARRLFGEMELQPSILRDVSAIDLGTSILGRRSELPFAFAPTGFTRMMNHEGESAVVKVAQDAGIPYALSTMGTTSIEDVAAAGPDARKWFQLYVWKDREAGEDLVKRSAAAGYEALMLTVDVPVAGARLRDVRNGFTIPPSLTAKTVLDASMHPAWWANLLTTRPLTFASLSSWDGTVAELLNQLFDPTMTIDDLTWLRSIWDGPLIIKGIQTVDDARRVVDAGADAIVLSNHGGRQLDRAPTPLRILPEVRKAVGADAEVYLDTGIMSGADIVAALALGADACLIGRAYLYGLMAGGQKGVAKATEILTAEVRRTMALLGAATTAELNPAHVRLP; this comes from the coding sequence ATGACCGACCGCCAGATACCCCGCTGGTCCGAGCTCAAGCCGCTGCTGCGGGCCAAGCCGGTCACCCTGAACTCGACCGACCGCCGGTTGGGGAGAGCGCTCACCATCGCCGACCTGCGCGCGATAGCCAAGCGCCGTACGCCGCGCTCGGTCTTCGACTACACCGACGGCGCCGCGGAGTCCGAGATCAGCCTGGCCCGGGCGCGCCGGTTGTTCGGCGAGATGGAGCTGCAGCCGTCGATCCTGCGCGACGTCTCCGCGATCGACCTGGGTACGTCGATCCTCGGCCGGCGCTCGGAGTTGCCGTTCGCCTTCGCGCCGACGGGGTTCACCCGGATGATGAACCACGAGGGCGAGAGCGCCGTGGTCAAGGTCGCCCAGGACGCCGGTATCCCGTACGCGCTCTCCACGATGGGCACCACGTCGATCGAGGACGTCGCCGCGGCCGGACCGGACGCGCGCAAGTGGTTTCAGCTTTACGTCTGGAAGGACCGCGAGGCGGGCGAGGATCTGGTCAAGCGGTCAGCTGCTGCCGGCTACGAGGCGCTGATGCTGACAGTCGACGTACCGGTCGCCGGTGCGCGCCTGCGCGATGTGCGCAACGGGTTCACCATCCCGCCGTCGCTGACGGCCAAGACGGTCCTCGATGCCTCGATGCATCCGGCCTGGTGGGCGAACCTGCTCACCACCCGCCCGCTGACCTTCGCATCCCTGTCCAGCTGGGACGGCACGGTCGCCGAGCTGCTCAACCAGCTCTTCGACCCGACGATGACCATCGACGATCTCACCTGGCTCCGCTCGATCTGGGACGGGCCGCTCATCATCAAGGGCATTCAGACCGTCGACGACGCCCGCCGGGTGGTCGACGCGGGCGCCGACGCGATCGTCCTGTCCAACCACGGAGGCCGCCAGCTCGACCGGGCTCCCACTCCGCTCCGCATCCTGCCGGAGGTGCGCAAAGCCGTCGGCGCCGACGCCGAGGTCTACCTGGACACCGGCATCATGAGCGGCGCCGACATCGTCGCCGCTCTGGCTCTGGGCGCCGACGCCTGCCTGATCGGCCGCGCCTACCTCTACGGACTGATGGCCGGTGGTCAGAAGGGCGTAGCCAAGGCCACCGAGATCCTCACCGCCGAGGTCCGCCGGACCATGGCTCTACTGGGAGCCGCCACCACAGCCGAGCTGAACCCCGCGCACGTCCGGCTGCCGTGA
- a CDS encoding pyridoxamine 5'-phosphate oxidase family protein, with product MEIPGLVEITSEEQLREVVPWPNQAVVDKVRKELHELDKEWLAHSQFCLIATSAADGSCDVSPKGDPAGFTKVLDDSTIAIPERAGNRRIDGFLNLVSNPQVGLIYLIPGRGETLRINGRARIVKEAPFFDDMIVKGNRPQLALLVEIDEIFHHCSKAFLRSQLWKPETWTPEAMPSRAEIAKALDRKDAELSELEKYYGKSYEESIYKVKY from the coding sequence ATGGAGATCCCCGGACTGGTCGAGATCACCTCGGAAGAGCAACTGCGCGAGGTGGTTCCGTGGCCGAACCAAGCCGTCGTCGACAAGGTCCGCAAGGAGCTGCACGAGCTCGACAAGGAATGGCTGGCCCATTCGCAGTTCTGCCTGATCGCCACCTCGGCCGCCGACGGCAGTTGCGACGTCTCCCCCAAGGGTGACCCGGCCGGCTTCACCAAGGTGCTCGACGACAGCACGATCGCGATTCCCGAACGCGCCGGCAACCGGCGGATCGACGGCTTCCTCAACCTGGTCAGCAACCCGCAGGTCGGCCTGATCTACCTGATTCCGGGCCGCGGCGAGACGTTGCGGATCAACGGCCGGGCCCGGATCGTCAAGGAAGCGCCGTTCTTCGACGACATGATCGTCAAGGGCAACCGGCCGCAGCTCGCGCTGCTGGTCGAGATCGACGAGATCTTCCACCACTGTTCGAAGGCGTTCCTGCGTTCGCAGCTCTGGAAGCCGGAGACCTGGACGCCGGAGGCCATGCCGAGCCGCGCCGAGATCGCCAAGGCACTGGATCGCAAGGACGCTGAACTGTCCGAGCTGGAGAAGTACTACGGCAAGAGCTACGAAGAGAGCATCTACAAGGTGAAGTACTGA
- a CDS encoding MFS transporter yields the protein MTPTARKLAFAQLANSVGDGAFIVTSALFFTRVVGLSTAQVGLGLTIAWLVGFLTGVPLGSLADRKGPRGVATLLALSTAISVGSFLFVRSFPLFLIAAIAYATSHTGLTAARQALLAGLVKPAERTRIRAFLQATVNAGLAVGAALGGIALHFDTATAYLTVFAIDAASFLVAAGLIRRVPTVKAVPFRVAGEPRLAVLHDRPYAVLALLNAVMLMFMPLLSLVVPLWIVERTNAPGWVVAALLVVNTVGVTLFQVRVARSVTDLRTATRSVRFAGVAMLAACGVFALSAVGMAPAAAAGVLAVAAALLTFGEMKLASGAWEISFGLAPADKQGQYQGFFGTGPAVARMLGPALLTTLVLGWGPVGWMIVGALFLGTSMGTGPAVRWAARTRSAGQAIEPSLAEERAA from the coding sequence ATGACCCCCACCGCCCGCAAACTCGCGTTCGCGCAGCTGGCCAACTCGGTCGGTGACGGCGCGTTCATCGTCACCTCCGCGCTCTTCTTCACGCGCGTCGTCGGCCTCTCCACCGCGCAGGTCGGACTCGGCCTCACCATCGCCTGGCTGGTCGGCTTCCTGACCGGCGTTCCGCTCGGCAGCCTCGCCGACCGCAAGGGGCCGCGCGGGGTTGCGACCCTACTGGCCCTGTCGACCGCGATCTCGGTCGGCTCGTTCCTGTTCGTGCGCAGCTTTCCGCTCTTCCTGATCGCGGCGATCGCCTACGCGACCAGCCATACCGGGCTCACCGCCGCGCGGCAAGCTCTGCTGGCCGGCCTGGTCAAGCCTGCCGAGCGCACCCGCATCCGCGCCTTCCTCCAGGCCACGGTCAACGCCGGTCTCGCCGTCGGCGCCGCGCTCGGCGGCATCGCGTTGCACTTCGACACTGCAACGGCGTACCTGACGGTCTTTGCGATCGACGCAGCCAGCTTCCTGGTCGCCGCCGGGCTGATCCGTCGAGTGCCCACGGTCAAGGCAGTGCCGTTCCGAGTCGCCGGTGAGCCACGTCTGGCCGTACTGCACGACCGCCCGTACGCCGTACTGGCGTTACTCAACGCGGTGATGCTGATGTTCATGCCGCTGTTGAGCCTGGTCGTGCCGCTGTGGATCGTCGAGCGCACCAACGCCCCCGGCTGGGTGGTCGCCGCGCTGCTGGTCGTCAACACCGTCGGCGTCACCCTCTTCCAGGTGCGGGTCGCTCGCAGCGTCACCGACCTCCGTACGGCGACCCGCTCCGTCCGCTTCGCCGGGGTCGCGATGCTGGCCGCTTGCGGAGTGTTCGCCCTCTCCGCTGTCGGTATGGCGCCCGCCGCCGCAGCCGGAGTACTGGCTGTCGCTGCGGCTCTGTTGACCTTCGGTGAGATGAAGCTGGCCTCTGGCGCCTGGGAGATCAGCTTCGGCCTGGCACCTGCCGACAAGCAGGGGCAGTACCAGGGCTTCTTCGGTACGGGCCCTGCAGTGGCAAGGATGTTGGGTCCTGCGCTGCTGACGACGCTGGTACTGGGCTGGGGTCCCGTCGGCTGGATGATCGTCGGAGCACTCTTCCTGGGGACCAGTATGGGAACTGGTCCCGCCGTACGATGGGCAGCACGGACGCGGTCCGCCGGCCAGGCGATCGAGCCGTCACTGGCAGAGGAGCGAGCCGCCTGA
- a CDS encoding SAM-dependent methyltransferase produces MAESDAATTGQTAAQEIDTTVPSIARAYDYILGGKDNYAADRAVGDQIINNLPGAPVIATDNRATLIRVVRQLVTEHRIKQFVDLGSGLPTAENVHQIAQRHDPEAKVVYVDNDPIVLAHGRALLEENENTTVLQADLRDGKEIYDNPATRALIDFGKPVAIILSAILHHLNDDEDPASLVQYWVDKIPSGSYVFISHFRSLNDPRSVEIENVLQASFGRGRWRTDDEILALFDGLELVEPGIVACAEWRPDEPLDDELTDWQRLIVAGLAIKP; encoded by the coding sequence ATGGCAGAAAGCGACGCGGCAACCACGGGACAGACCGCCGCCCAGGAAATCGACACCACTGTCCCGAGCATTGCTCGCGCCTACGACTACATCCTCGGCGGCAAGGACAACTACGCCGCCGACCGCGCGGTCGGCGACCAGATCATCAACAACCTGCCCGGCGCGCCGGTGATCGCGACCGACAATCGGGCGACCCTGATCCGGGTGGTGCGCCAACTGGTCACCGAGCACCGGATCAAGCAGTTCGTCGATCTCGGCTCCGGTCTGCCGACCGCCGAGAACGTGCACCAGATCGCCCAGCGCCACGACCCCGAGGCCAAGGTCGTCTACGTCGACAACGACCCGATCGTGCTCGCGCACGGCCGCGCGCTGCTGGAGGAGAACGAGAACACCACCGTGCTGCAGGCCGATCTGCGCGACGGGAAAGAGATCTACGACAACCCCGCCACGCGCGCGCTGATCGACTTCGGCAAGCCGGTCGCGATCATCCTCAGCGCGATCCTGCACCACCTCAACGACGACGAGGACCCGGCGTCGCTGGTGCAGTACTGGGTCGACAAGATTCCGAGCGGCAGCTACGTGTTCATCAGCCACTTCCGCAGCCTGAACGATCCGCGCAGTGTCGAGATCGAAAATGTGCTGCAGGCGTCGTTCGGCCGGGGCCGGTGGCGCACCGACGACGAGATCCTGGCGCTCTTCGACGGCCTCGAGCTGGTCGAGCCCGGCATCGTGGCCTGCGCCGAGTGGCGTCCCGACGAGCCGCTGGACGACGAACTGACCGACTGGCAGCGCCTGATCGTCGCGGGCCTCGCGATCAAGCCCTGA
- a CDS encoding alpha-ketoglutarate-dependent dioxygenase AlkB, translated as MGADLQASLLDAFEDPALGSLDGVRRTELSQGAWIDVLPQWLTGADQVYERLAADVPWHEERRQMYDRVVDVPRLLCFYGETEDLPLPILDEARDLLSEHYADELGEPFRTAGLCYYRDGRDSVAWHGDKIGRGSRQDTMVAILSVGEPRVLALRPKPGGSSGPVSSTIRYPLGHGDLIVMGGSCQRTWEHAIPKSSGHIGPRISIQFRPRGVR; from the coding sequence ATGGGTGCTGACCTTCAGGCCTCCTTGCTGGATGCGTTCGAGGATCCCGCGCTGGGATCGCTCGACGGCGTCCGGCGGACGGAGCTGAGCCAAGGCGCGTGGATCGACGTGCTGCCACAGTGGCTGACCGGTGCGGATCAGGTCTACGAGCGGCTGGCTGCCGATGTGCCGTGGCATGAGGAACGCCGGCAGATGTACGACCGGGTGGTCGACGTGCCGAGACTGCTGTGTTTCTACGGTGAGACCGAGGATCTGCCACTGCCGATCCTCGACGAAGCGCGTGACCTGCTGAGTGAGCACTATGCGGACGAACTCGGCGAACCGTTCCGGACAGCAGGTCTGTGCTACTACCGCGACGGCCGCGACAGTGTTGCCTGGCACGGAGACAAAATCGGTCGCGGAAGCCGCCAGGACACCATGGTTGCCATCCTGTCGGTCGGCGAACCCCGCGTTCTCGCCCTGCGCCCGAAACCCGGCGGGTCCAGCGGACCAGTCAGCTCGACCATCCGCTATCCCCTGGGCCACGGCGACCTGATCGTCATGGGCGGCAGTTGCCAACGCACCTGGGAACACGCCATCCCCAAGTCCTCCGGCCACATCGGCCCTCGGATCAGTATCCAGTTCCGCCCCCGCGGCGTCCGCTGA
- a CDS encoding NUDIX hydrolase, with amino-acid sequence MGERVRVAAVIQRGSRVLMVREPVQTRPGQHDGPEYWTLPGGGIEAGEDALVAVRREVLEEVGLEVTAAREVARVPYPSGMTTVFRVEVGAGEPRLGLDELDCVCPRMVGLDWVEAPALESRHGGVPVPLLVYCW; translated from the coding sequence ATGGGCGAGCGTGTGCGGGTGGCAGCGGTGATTCAGCGGGGTAGCCGGGTTCTGATGGTTCGCGAACCGGTGCAGACCCGGCCGGGGCAGCATGACGGACCGGAGTACTGGACGCTTCCCGGCGGAGGGATCGAAGCCGGCGAGGATGCGCTGGTCGCAGTGCGGCGGGAGGTGCTGGAGGAGGTCGGGCTGGAGGTGACGGCGGCGCGTGAGGTGGCGCGGGTGCCGTATCCGTCGGGGATGACCACAGTGTTCCGGGTCGAGGTCGGTGCGGGTGAGCCGCGACTCGGGCTCGACGAACTCGACTGTGTCTGCCCGCGCATGGTTGGGCTGGACTGGGTCGAGGCGCCCGCATTGGAGAGCCGGCACGGCGGTGTTCCGGTGCCGCTGCTCGTTTACTGCTGGTGA
- a CDS encoding phosphotransferase, giving the protein MDLQTLMDRFGSSGARAIDVGFSGAIVVRLERGGEVLYYKAGPDVAAEADRLAWLGTTDIPCPRIVDRGENESGEWMLTTELGGRDASQPWPAAERPAVLAAMADGIKRLHALSECPFDSPYPGSREAVTHGDYCAPNVFVDPATLRFSGLLDLSRLGFGNRYVDFALMHRSLAGTLNPQYGGLPAARDFVVRAGGDPDDPQLAHFVELGTSGLY; this is encoded by the coding sequence GTGGATCTGCAGACTCTGATGGACCGGTTCGGCTCCAGTGGTGCTCGGGCGATCGATGTCGGGTTCTCCGGCGCGATAGTTGTCCGGCTGGAGCGTGGTGGAGAAGTCCTTTACTACAAGGCCGGTCCGGATGTCGCCGCTGAAGCTGATCGGCTTGCCTGGCTAGGTACGACCGACATCCCGTGCCCGCGGATTGTCGATCGTGGCGAGAACGAGAGCGGCGAGTGGATGCTCACCACGGAGTTGGGCGGGCGAGATGCGTCCCAGCCTTGGCCGGCCGCGGAGCGTCCCGCGGTACTGGCTGCGATGGCCGACGGGATCAAGCGGCTTCATGCGCTGAGTGAATGCCCGTTCGATTCGCCGTATCCGGGGTCACGGGAGGCCGTGACGCACGGCGACTACTGCGCTCCGAACGTCTTCGTCGACCCGGCGACCCTCCGCTTCAGCGGCCTGCTCGATCTCAGCCGCCTCGGCTTTGGGAACCGGTACGTCGATTTCGCCTTGATGCACAGGAGTCTCGCCGGAACTCTCAATCCCCAGTACGGCGGACTGCCCGCGGCGCGCGACTTCGTAGTACGGGCGGGTGGCGACCCCGATGACCCGCAACTCGCGCACTTCGTCGAACTGGGCACCTCAGGTCTCTACTGA
- a CDS encoding DinB family protein, with translation MLTGWLDWQRNTVRLKCQGLSEDQVRRAPLPASPRMTIATVVAHLCWVELAWFEVSFLGACHLATQDPLELPTPPATPLAVLLDEYDAQCVRSREIVAARDLDEIEAWAPAGLELVSLRWIVNHLLEETARHLGHLDTLRELTHDTTNY, from the coding sequence ATGCTCACCGGCTGGCTGGACTGGCAGCGAAACACAGTGCGGCTGAAATGTCAGGGGTTGTCGGAGGATCAAGTACGCAGGGCGCCGCTGCCGGCCTCACCACGGATGACGATCGCGACAGTCGTCGCCCACCTGTGCTGGGTGGAGCTCGCCTGGTTCGAGGTCAGTTTCCTCGGCGCGTGTCACCTGGCGACTCAAGACCCGCTGGAGCTTCCGACCCCGCCGGCTACTCCACTCGCCGTGCTGCTGGACGAGTACGACGCCCAGTGTGTCCGATCCCGCGAGATAGTCGCCGCCCGCGATCTTGACGAGATCGAAGCCTGGGCCCCAGCCGGCCTGGAGCTGGTCTCCCTGCGCTGGATCGTGAACCATCTGCTGGAAGAAACAGCCCGGCACCTCGGTCACCTGGACACCCTTCGCGAGCTGACCCACGACACCACCAACTACTGA
- a CDS encoding VOC family protein — translation MVFWQLTIDANDPEKLGRFWQQALGYQPTPPSEVATTWWEHYRGRLGDRSTFPDRLFDPAGLGPAIWFQHVPEGKAGKNRLHLDLYPTGRDNSLTQQRRIELVDAKVAELLTLGASVQHEIRDDNPADPEYYVVLQDPEGNEFCVS, via the coding sequence ATGGTCTTCTGGCAACTGACGATCGACGCGAACGACCCGGAGAAGCTGGGACGCTTCTGGCAACAGGCTCTCGGCTACCAGCCGACGCCGCCCAGCGAGGTGGCCACGACCTGGTGGGAGCACTACCGCGGCCGGCTTGGTGACCGCTCTACCTTCCCCGATCGCCTCTTCGACCCCGCCGGGCTGGGTCCGGCGATCTGGTTCCAGCACGTGCCGGAAGGCAAGGCGGGCAAGAACCGTCTCCACCTCGATCTCTACCCCACCGGCCGCGACAACTCGCTGACCCAGCAACGCCGGATCGAACTGGTCGACGCCAAGGTCGCAGAACTGTTGACGCTGGGCGCCAGCGTCCAGCACGAGATCCGGGACGACAACCCGGCCGACCCGGAGTACTACGTCGTACTGCAAGATCCGGAGGGCAACGAGTTCTGCGTCAGCTGA
- a CDS encoding amidohydrolase, whose product MARLVIRNCSVLVVPPAGECRVDEYQDIVIEDGVIDEVMPSGAFTGEAGVEEVDASGLIAVPGLVNSHTHSPMVMMRGAAEDVSIDDWFNRRIWPMETNLTPERVKAGARLACAEMLLAGVTTFVDHYFHADQIAAAALELGIRADLAPTFFSSAGADGREAAYDAARAIRALGAAADEYPRITASLGPHAPYTVTDEDLTRTAEVARAEGFRIHLHAAETEDQTRSSQERFGATPIEILERTGVLRAGVLIAHGCSLTDSDLSILTAQAERSRRSDQPGGLFDQPGPFDQPGPFNQSDQSNPFDQAGRTTVAACLKVYLKLAMGSTTPVKQLQQAGVPVGVGTDGAAVHNTLDVWESLRLLALTQKQREQDAEWMTVSDTLRLATRGGAAAAGRPDSIGAIEPGRRADIALVDLSGPHCQPLHDPRAALVYSTRASDVVTVVVDGNIVVRDRRLLTADLDEILAEARAVAHTLVDLSRGGAVQHYAP is encoded by the coding sequence ATGGCGCGCCTGGTGATTCGCAACTGCTCCGTACTGGTGGTGCCGCCGGCGGGGGAGTGCCGGGTCGACGAGTACCAGGACATCGTGATCGAGGACGGGGTGATCGACGAGGTGATGCCGTCCGGCGCTTTCACCGGCGAGGCCGGGGTCGAGGAGGTCGACGCGAGCGGGCTGATCGCCGTACCGGGGCTGGTCAACTCGCACACGCACAGCCCGATGGTGATGATGCGAGGTGCGGCCGAGGACGTCTCGATCGACGACTGGTTCAACCGCAGGATCTGGCCGATGGAGACGAACCTGACACCTGAGCGGGTCAAGGCCGGGGCCCGGCTCGCGTGTGCGGAGATGCTGCTTGCCGGCGTCACCACCTTCGTCGACCACTATTTCCATGCCGACCAGATCGCCGCCGCCGCACTGGAGCTGGGAATCCGGGCCGATCTCGCACCGACCTTCTTCTCCTCCGCCGGAGCGGACGGACGCGAAGCGGCGTACGACGCGGCGCGGGCGATACGCGCTCTGGGCGCCGCAGCGGACGAGTACCCGAGAATCACCGCGAGTCTCGGCCCGCACGCCCCCTACACGGTCACCGACGAAGACCTCACCCGTACTGCGGAAGTCGCCCGCGCCGAGGGGTTCCGGATCCATCTTCACGCCGCCGAGACCGAGGACCAGACCCGTTCGTCGCAGGAACGCTTCGGCGCGACCCCGATCGAGATCCTCGAGCGGACCGGCGTACTGCGAGCCGGCGTCCTGATCGCCCACGGCTGCAGCCTCACCGACTCCGACCTCTCGATCCTCACCGCTCAGGCCGAACGATCCCGCCGGTCCGACCAGCCCGGCGGCCTGTTCGACCAGCCAGGCCCGTTCGACCAGCCAGGCCCGTTCAATCAGTCGGACCAGTCCAACCCGTTCGACCAAGCCGGACGGACAACGGTCGCCGCGTGCCTCAAGGTCTACCTGAAACTCGCGATGGGCTCGACCACACCCGTCAAGCAGCTCCAGCAAGCCGGTGTCCCGGTCGGCGTCGGCACCGACGGAGCCGCCGTTCACAACACCCTCGACGTCTGGGAATCCCTTCGCCTGCTGGCCTTGACGCAGAAACAACGCGAACAGGACGCCGAGTGGATGACCGTCTCGGACACCCTCCGCCTGGCCACCCGAGGCGGCGCCGCGGCAGCCGGCCGGCCCGACTCCATCGGCGCGATCGAACCAGGCCGTCGCGCCGACATCGCGCTGGTCGATCTCTCCGGTCCGCACTGCCAGCCACTGCACGATCCTCGCGCCGCCCTGGTCTACTCGACCCGCGCCTCGGACGTCGTCACGGTAGTTGTCGATGGCAACATAGTCGTCAGGGACCGCCGGCTCCTCACCGCCGATCTCGACGAGATCCTCGCCGAAGCCAGGGCGGTCGCCCACACCCTGGTCGACCTGTCCCGCGGCGGCGCAGTACAGCACTACGCGCCCTGA
- a CDS encoding dienelactone hydrolase family protein: MTGSAPKSTLSGWVKAPFSGAGLTYDCYEKGSGPGVVLIPEIPGITPAVLGLADHLIDEGFTVVIPSPFGTPGKEETAGYTVGVLARMCVTAEFRAFALKAERPITAYLRAVAAALAARTPGRGVGVIGMCFTGGFALATAVEPSVVAPVMSQPSTPFPVSASRRGDPGMSAQELARIVERTRTDGLCVLGLRFSGDRLAPADRFATLREHLGEAFEVIELDSGPGNAGGFNRSAHSVLTRELRETPGNPALAARARTVAFLREHLHPTKQ; this comes from the coding sequence ATGACTGGTTCCGCACCGAAGTCCACTCTGTCCGGCTGGGTCAAGGCGCCCTTCTCCGGCGCCGGACTCACCTATGACTGCTACGAGAAGGGCAGCGGACCCGGCGTCGTACTGATTCCGGAGATCCCGGGCATCACCCCCGCGGTGCTGGGGCTGGCCGATCACCTGATCGACGAGGGGTTCACCGTGGTGATCCCGTCGCCGTTCGGTACGCCGGGGAAGGAAGAGACGGCCGGCTACACGGTGGGTGTGCTGGCGCGGATGTGCGTGACGGCGGAGTTCCGGGCGTTCGCGCTGAAGGCCGAGCGGCCGATCACGGCGTACCTGAGAGCCGTCGCGGCCGCACTGGCCGCCCGTACGCCGGGGCGCGGGGTCGGCGTGATCGGGATGTGCTTCACCGGCGGTTTCGCACTCGCGACCGCGGTCGAGCCGAGTGTGGTGGCGCCGGTCATGAGCCAGCCTTCGACCCCGTTCCCCGTCTCCGCGAGTCGCCGCGGTGACCCGGGGATGTCAGCACAGGAGCTGGCGCGGATCGTCGAGCGGACGCGGACCGACGGGTTGTGCGTGCTCGGCCTGCGGTTCAGCGGCGATCGGCTGGCGCCGGCCGATCGTTTCGCCACTCTGCGCGAGCACCTGGGCGAGGCGTTCGAGGTGATCGAACTCGACTCCGGTCCCGGCAACGCCGGTGGGTTCAACCGGAGCGCGCACAGCGTACTGACCCGGGAGCTGCGCGAAACGCCGGGAAATCCCGCGCTCGCTGCCAGGGCGCGGACGGTCGCCTTCCTCCGCGAGCACCTCCACCCGACGAAGCAGTAA